A single genomic interval of Gossypium raimondii isolate GPD5lz chromosome 11, ASM2569854v1, whole genome shotgun sequence harbors:
- the LOC105761115 gene encoding uncharacterized protein LOC105761115 isoform X2: protein MTDNMTDNAYTAMAATPMPNDYILRHTNMSKLKAENFLMSSITIGSWERQSKNESDLIAKCYFAKKKLVWEILESGLKSKIEVQWSDISAFKATVQEGEPGTLQIELNQPPLFYHEVDPQPRKHTQWRMVSDFTGGQATTNRRHILKFPPGSLDRPLEKLLRSDKRLHQFNRQDFPESNPPYFPPPSVADFVLNFGGQLQISPPRIDQQQQQPLLSFARTPDEMYRPPSLDSSIPEYGSSQMSFLDQIARTNNFGDNHFIANQIGGTRMPFNATASSVPGVPFRSNYIPFPQNQFRRFAFMQQQEQEQEQQQQEQQQQEQPPMLQTVNDEYQQNMLSNNNSQTVVPSSMMTPGGNFLENPNMGDNGALRNNNNLPTDIFDPQLYVQLMNMATDNGSFSSSGNNSDGNQEGNYWL, encoded by the exons ATGACCGACAACATGACCGATAATGCTTATACTGCCATGGCTGCTACACCAATGCCAAACGACTATATTTTACGACATACAAATATGAGTAAGCTTAAAGCTGAAAATTTCTTGATGTCCTCGATTACAATCGGCTCATGGGAG AGGCAATCGAAGAATGAAAGTGATTTGATAGCCAAATGTTATTTTGCTAAAAAGAAATTGGTGTGGGAGATCTTAGAAAGTGGGCTGAAAAGCAAGATTGAAGTACAATGGTCTGATATTTCGGCTTTCAAGGCTACTGTGCAAGAAGGTGAACCTGGGACTCTTCAAATTGAg TTAAATCAACCTCCTTTGTTCTATCATGAGGTTGATCCACAACCAAGGAAGCACACTCAATGGAGAATGGTTTCTGACTTCACTGGAGGGCAAGCTACTACTAATAG GAGGCACATTCTTAAATTTCCACCAGGATCCCTTGACAGGCCCCTTGAGAAGCTCTTAAGAAGCGACAAACGGTTGCATCAGTTTAATCGACAGGATTTTCCAGAAAGCAATCCTCCATACTTTCCACCACCCTCTGTTGCagattttgttttgaatttcggTGGACAACTTCAAATCAGTCCTCCTCGAATCGACCAACAACAACAGCAACCTCTTCTTTCATTTGCAAGAACACCTGATGAAATGTATCGCCCTCCATCACTTGATTCATCCATACCAg AATACGGAAGCAGTCAAATGTCATTTTTGGATCAAATAGCAAGGACCAACAATTTTGGAGATAATCATTTCATTGCAAATCAAATTGGGGGAACTAGAATGCCATTCAATGCTACTGCTTCATCTGTCCCGGGGGTGCCTTTTCGAAGCAATTACATACCATTTCCACAGAATCAATTTCGTCGATTTGCCTTTATGCAGCAACAGGAGCAGGAGCAGGAGCAGCAGCAGCAGGAACAGCAGCAGCAGGAGCAACCACCGATGCTCCAAACAGTCAATGATGAATACCAGCAAAACATGCTCTCCAACAACAATTCACAAACTGTGGTTCCAAGTAGCATGATGACCCCAGGAGgcaattttttagaaaatccaAATATGGGTGACAATGGTGCGTTGaggaataataataatttgccTACCGATATTTTTGATCCGCAGCTGTATGTTCAACTTATGAACATGGCGACTGACAATGGTTCGTTTAGTTCGTCGGGGAATAATTCCGACGGTAATCAGGAGGGCAATTATTGGTTATGA
- the LOC105761117 gene encoding uncharacterized protein LOC105761117, translated as MGSSSVITPEDVLESLMNDGTIDALRLKIINQLKANEELKNTTIKMAEQSKVLNTSGAEKQTKRELFDALRQELETPVLEMASKSVWELILDSNGLGKEISETVERVFCKLSGREPPLFPHSNDVVLLPGKAVGDEKRKGKEKDCENEKENSKSKSKKRSFNDMNAEGSATDITGKSSDTPAAPHDAN; from the exons atgggGTCATCATCAGTAATAACCCCAGAAGATGTGTTGGAGTCATTGATGAATGATGGAACCATTGATGCTCTCAGGTTGAAGATTATAAATCAGCTAAAAGCCAAT GAGGAGCTGAAGAACACAACGATCAAAATGGCAGAGCAGAGTAAGGTCCTAAACACGTCTGGTGCGGAGAAACAGACCAAAAGGGAATTGTTTGATGCACTTAGGCAGGAACTTGA AACCCCAGTGCTTGAGATGGCCTCAAAATCAGTTTGGGAGTTGATTCTTGACAGCAATGGGCTAGGGAAGGAAATAAGTGAAACGGTTGAAAGAGTCTTTTGTAAATTAAGTGGCAGGGAACCTCCACTGTTTCCTCATTCAAACGATGTTGTTCTTCTGCCTGGAAAAGCAGTCGGagatgagaaaagaaaagggaaggaaaaagACTGTGAAAACGAAAAGGAGAACTCGAAATCCAAATCAAAGAAACGAAGTTTCAACGACATGAATGCCGAGGGAAGTGCCACTGACATCACTGGAAAGTCTAGCGATACTCCAGCCGCTCCCCATGATGCTAATTAA
- the LOC105761116 gene encoding uncharacterized protein LOC105761116, with translation MGSSSVITPEDVLESLMNDGTIDALRLKIINQLKANEDLKNTTIKMAEQSKVLNTSGAEKQTKRELFDALRQELETPVLERASKAVWELILDSNGLGKEISETVERVFCKLSGREPPLFPHSNDIVLQPEKAVGNEKRKGKEKEYENERENSKSKSKKRSFNDMNAEGNATDITGNSSDTPAALHDAN, from the exons ATGGGGTCATCATCCGTAATAACCCCAGAAGATGTGTTGGAGTCATTGATGAATGATGGAACCATTGATGCTCTCAGGTTGAAGATTATAAATCAACTAAAAGCCAAT GAGGATCTGAAGAACACAACGATCAAAATGGCAGAACAGAGTAAGGTCCTAAACACGTCTGGTGCGGAGAAACAGACCAAAAGAGAATTGTTTGATGCACTTAGGCAGGAACTTGA AACCCCAGTGCTCGAGAGGGCCTCAAAAGCAGTTTGGGAGTTGATTCTGGACAGCAATGGGCTAGGGAAGGAAATAAGTGAAACAGTTGAAAGAGTATTTTGTAAATTAAGTGGCAGGGAACCTCCACTGTTTCCTCATTCAAACGATATTGTTCTTCAGCCTGAAAAAGCAGTCGGAAacgagaaaagaaaagggaaagaaaaagagtatGAAAATGAAAGGGAGAACTCTAAATCCAAATCAAAGAAACGAAGTTTCAACGACATGAATGCCGAGGGAAATGCCACTGACATCACTGGAAACTCTAGTGATACTCCAGCTGCACTGCATGATGCTAATTAA
- the LOC105761115 gene encoding uncharacterized protein LOC105761115 isoform X1, whose amino-acid sequence MEHYGMNDSADFRSSAAEYLEAIWRRRIEFNVNEALWRLPPLGLKLTQTPSFLARLEQVRINQLNRLNNLHNMTDNMTDNAYTAMAATPMPNDYILRHTNMSKLKAENFLMSSITIGSWERQSKNESDLIAKCYFAKKKLVWEILESGLKSKIEVQWSDISAFKATVQEGEPGTLQIELNQPPLFYHEVDPQPRKHTQWRMVSDFTGGQATTNRRHILKFPPGSLDRPLEKLLRSDKRLHQFNRQDFPESNPPYFPPPSVADFVLNFGGQLQISPPRIDQQQQQPLLSFARTPDEMYRPPSLDSSIPEYGSSQMSFLDQIARTNNFGDNHFIANQIGGTRMPFNATASSVPGVPFRSNYIPFPQNQFRRFAFMQQQEQEQEQQQQEQQQQEQPPMLQTVNDEYQQNMLSNNNSQTVVPSSMMTPGGNFLENPNMGDNGALRNNNNLPTDIFDPQLYVQLMNMATDNGSFSSSGNNSDGNQEGNYWL is encoded by the exons aTGGAGCATTATGGTATGAACGATTCTGCAGATTTTAGGAGTAGTGCTGCTGAATATCTTGAAGCGATTTGGAGACGACGTATAGAG tTTAACGTGAACGAAGCTTTGTGGCGATTACCACCTCTCGGTTTAAAGCTTACTCAAACACCATCATTCTTAGCAAGACTAGAGCAAGTGagaataaatcaattaaatcgcCTTAACAACCTTCACAACATGACCGACAACATGACCGATAATGCTTATACTGCCATGGCTGCTACACCAATGCCAAACGACTATATTTTACGACATACAAATATGAGTAAGCTTAAAGCTGAAAATTTCTTGATGTCCTCGATTACAATCGGCTCATGGGAG AGGCAATCGAAGAATGAAAGTGATTTGATAGCCAAATGTTATTTTGCTAAAAAGAAATTGGTGTGGGAGATCTTAGAAAGTGGGCTGAAAAGCAAGATTGAAGTACAATGGTCTGATATTTCGGCTTTCAAGGCTACTGTGCAAGAAGGTGAACCTGGGACTCTTCAAATTGAg TTAAATCAACCTCCTTTGTTCTATCATGAGGTTGATCCACAACCAAGGAAGCACACTCAATGGAGAATGGTTTCTGACTTCACTGGAGGGCAAGCTACTACTAATAG GAGGCACATTCTTAAATTTCCACCAGGATCCCTTGACAGGCCCCTTGAGAAGCTCTTAAGAAGCGACAAACGGTTGCATCAGTTTAATCGACAGGATTTTCCAGAAAGCAATCCTCCATACTTTCCACCACCCTCTGTTGCagattttgttttgaatttcggTGGACAACTTCAAATCAGTCCTCCTCGAATCGACCAACAACAACAGCAACCTCTTCTTTCATTTGCAAGAACACCTGATGAAATGTATCGCCCTCCATCACTTGATTCATCCATACCAg AATACGGAAGCAGTCAAATGTCATTTTTGGATCAAATAGCAAGGACCAACAATTTTGGAGATAATCATTTCATTGCAAATCAAATTGGGGGAACTAGAATGCCATTCAATGCTACTGCTTCATCTGTCCCGGGGGTGCCTTTTCGAAGCAATTACATACCATTTCCACAGAATCAATTTCGTCGATTTGCCTTTATGCAGCAACAGGAGCAGGAGCAGGAGCAGCAGCAGCAGGAACAGCAGCAGCAGGAGCAACCACCGATGCTCCAAACAGTCAATGATGAATACCAGCAAAACATGCTCTCCAACAACAATTCACAAACTGTGGTTCCAAGTAGCATGATGACCCCAGGAGgcaattttttagaaaatccaAATATGGGTGACAATGGTGCGTTGaggaataataataatttgccTACCGATATTTTTGATCCGCAGCTGTATGTTCAACTTATGAACATGGCGACTGACAATGGTTCGTTTAGTTCGTCGGGGAATAATTCCGACGGTAATCAGGAGGGCAATTATTGGTTATGA
- the LOC105761118 gene encoding transcription initiation factor IIB-2-like encodes MGTIHAGDFMRRFCSNLGMNNQAVKAAQESVQKSEEFDIRRSPISIAAAVIYIIHNCLMTRSLLRFDISISHWKPKSVLRTPTLWLNMVLKEGSSSCPRIIIRN; translated from the exons ATGGGAACCATACATGCTGGTGACTTCATG AGGCGTTTTTGTTCCAATCTCGGTATGAATAATCAAGCAGTTAAAGCTGCCCAGGAATCAGTTCAGAAGTCTGAGGAGTTTGATATAAG GCGAAGCCCGATATCAATTGCAGCTGCTGTTATTTATATCATACACAACTGTCTGATGACAAGAAGCCTCTTGAGGTTTGATATTTCGATATCCCATTGGAAACCGAAGAGTGTGTTAAGAACTCCAACACTTTGGTTAAACATGGTGCTAAAAGAGGGCTCTTCGAGTTGCCCCCGGATCATCATAAGGAATTAG